One Coffea arabica cultivar ET-39 chromosome 5e, Coffea Arabica ET-39 HiFi, whole genome shotgun sequence DNA segment encodes these proteins:
- the LOC113688568 gene encoding putative late blight resistance protein homolog R1A-3: MASTSVTCISSILDDLQALENDCPEFPDGQQKYLKRMLRHLRTFLLCARKYSNDHVQLPFDNKKNQADNHNASLEALAVRIGDAIPKWAKEIQSSDQPWDAVDDLEKDIKSFEQEICEWYVFFLGSSSRQSSNSVVRQDDLMEFMDSLLRNLVNYWSWLPAHEEHLIEALEEKLSFMKNFIRFVTLHGAENIELGPLLVHIEAVAINAARLSYKFQFKKGFGSPKDIKESISELPQKIIPVEPQVLETCIQALIASKLSRQSYGDTDERILRDFYHSLLCNLWEKLKHGTCPVILRQLQMFYEGLNSLRIILKEKPKEFDEKVRDPTRVVDCYGRDFISPLSLNAIKDAIQAKDMDLVCSELLEIIKLIDAVITEERPEPSSFNFPKTNGLGFVDSLLEKMMDVTSSEAGSIALIDHPIQEVQEELVCLRSLLWKIVELHNEDEEIQAIWDRIVGVAYRIEFLIDSLITGNILDSSSMSIHSILEEMNIIKAAALKICDSERLGGKVKEVTKRFNHMPQEGSKPIVNDVVVGFEDETASIINQLRNGSHQVKIVSIVGMPGCGKTTLARKVYNNSSVKSHFYERAWCTVSQIYQKRNLLLQILTCIESKLPEEVFKMGEEDLALQVKRRLLKNRYLIVLDDVWDIDAWNGLEASFPDDGNGSRVILTSRLRGVSPQDKLDHEPYSLRQLTPNETWDLLKGKLYPGQDLASPELCEIRQQVVEMCQGLPLTVVILAGILSRMDRYGWKEAVEGLSSRNVSSTEQCTATLELSYKHFPDTLKACFLYFGAFPEDHEHNTKRLISLWVAEGFVQKTQLKRSEDVANDYLMELISRSLVIVSKPRSIDGVKACRCRIHDLLYEFCVTKAKEEKLLQRVRRYDDLSALTVPCYLRRLCIDSKVEHFDSLRLFSPAIRSLLLFSHDDKSSFDLRFIFHIIKLVKVLDLSQIYLGGTFPRELERLVHLRYLAILGNGIPVPASISYLTNLETLIWRNSSSHCSVSLPDTIWNLKKLRHLELIDEFDKYHCFFFPSDNLDNSSQLRDLDFLSCLSLDPGENISNLLRKFPNIRKLRCSVNLEPDVEYHVAMDSLSQLESLSLSRVLYGYQQFHIDFQFPLSIKKLTLFYFGMPWRKMAAIGNLPNLEVLKLLEEAFEGEIWEMEAEKFPKVRFLKLASLNIVKWTASSEYEYEDQDYFPRLQKLVLESCDALQEIPSCLGNSSTLEIIEVSKCPNCARSLEEIEDEQRSNGYTDLKILTS; the protein is encoded by the coding sequence ATGGCCTCCACTAGTGTCACTTGTATTTCTTCCATATTGGATGATCTGCAAGCGCTGGAGAACGATTGTCCAGAATTTCCAGATGGGCAGCAGAAGTACCTGAAACGCATGCTAAGACATCTGAGAACATTTCTTCTGTGTGCGAGAAAATACAGCAACGATCATGTGCAATTACCATTTGACAACAAAAAGAACCAGGCAGATAATCATAATGCAAGCCTAGAAGCTCTGGCAGTTCGGATTGGAGATGCCATTCCCAAGTGGGCAAAGGAGATCCAATCTTCTGATCAGCCCTGGGATGCGGTCGATGATTTAGAAAAAGACATTAAATCCTtcgaacaagaaatttgcgaaTGGTATGTCTTTTTCTTGGGTTCCTCGTCACGACAGTCCAGTAATTCGGTCGTTCGACAAGATGACCTTATGGAATTCATGGATTCTCTTTTGAGGAATCTAGTGAATTATTGGTCATGGTTGCCGGCACATGAAGAGCATCTAATTGAAGCCCTTGAAGAGAAGCTGTCGTTCATGAAAAACTTCATCCGTTTTGTCACACTGCACGGCGCTGAAAACATAGAATTGGGACCTTTGTTGGTTCACATTGAAGCTGTGGCTATCAATGCAGCACGCCTCTCTTATAAGTTCCAGTTTAAGAAGGGTTTCGGATCGCCCAAGGATATCAAGGAAAGCATTTCGGAACTGCCGCAGAAGATTATTCCTGTTGAACCGCAAGTCCTTGAGACTTGTATCCAGGCCCTGATTGCTTCAAAATTATCAAGACAATCATACGGAGATACAGATGAGCGCATATTGAGAGACTTCTACCATTCTCTCCTGTGTAATCTTTGGGAGAAACTAAAGCATGGTACTTGTCCTGTGATTTTGCGTCAACTGCAAATGTTTTACGAGGGACTAAATTCCTTGAGAATCATTTTGAAGGAGAAGCCAAAGGAGTTCGATGAGAAAGTAAGAGATCCTACTCGAGTCGTGGACTGTTATGGAAGAGATTTTATTTCCCCACTCTCTCTGAATGCAATCAAAGACGCTATACAAGCCAAGGATATGGATCTTGTGTGTTCTGAGTTATTGGAAATAATTAAGCTCATCGATGCAGTAATCACAGAGGAGCGTCCAGAACCATCATCATTCAATTTTCCTAAGACCAATGGACTGGGATTTGTTGATTCCCTTCTAGAAAAGATGATGGATGTGACAAGTTCTGAGGCTGGTTCGATTGCTTTGATCGATCATCCAATTCAAGAAGTCCAGGAAGAACTTGTTTGTTTACGCTCTTTGCTGTGGAAAATTGTGGAGCTGCACAATGAAGATGAGGAGATCCAGGCAATTTGGGATCGTATTGTTGGGGTGGCATATAGGATAGAGTTTCTTATTGACTCCTTAATAACTGGAAATATCTTAGATTCTTCTTCAATGTCCATTCATTCCATTTTAGAAGAAATGAACATCATTAAAGCTGCGGCCTTGAAGATTTGTGATAGTGAAAGACTTGGTGGAAAAGTTAAGGAAGTAACGAAGAGATTCAATCACATGCCACAAGAAGGAAGTAAGCCAATAGTCAATGATGTGGTGGTGGGATTCGAGGATGAGACGGCATCGATAATCAATCAACTCAGAAATGGATCACACCAAGTGAAAATTGTTTCCATTGTGGGCATGCCGGGATGCGGTAAGACAACTTTGGCTAGAAAAGTGTACAATAATTCTTCAGTGAAGTCCCATTTTTATGAGCGTGCTTGGTGTACTGTTtctcaaatatatcaaaagagAAATCTGTTGCTTCAAATTTTGACTTGTATTGAGTCCAAGCTTCCTGAGGAAGTTTTTAAGATGGGTGAAGAAGATCTGGCTCTTCAAGTCAAAAGACGTTTGCTGAAAAACAGATATCTCATTGTTTTGGACGATGTATGGGACATTGATGCATGGAACGGATTGGAAGCCTCATTCCCTGATGATGGAAATGGAAGTAGAGTTATCTTGACAAGTCGGCTCCGTGGTGTTTCTCCGCAAGACAAACTCGACCATGAACCATACTCTCTTCGTCAACTCACTCCTAATGAGACCTGGGATTTGCTAAAAGGGAAGTTATATCCTGGACAAGATTTGGCTTCTCCAGAACTATGTGAAATTCGACAGCAAGTAGTGGAAATGTGTCAAGGACTACCTCTTACGGTTGTCATTCTTGCCGGAATTCTCTCAAGGATGGACCGATATGGTTGGAAAGAAGCTGTGGAAGGTTTAAGTTCAAGGAATGTTTCTAGTACGGAACAATGTACCGCTACATTAGAGCTGAGTTACAAACATTTTCCTGATACTTTGAAGgcatgttttctttattttggagcCTTTCCAGAAGACCATGAACACAATACCAAGAGGTTGATTTCTCTATGGGTCGCTGAAGGTTTTGTTCAAAAAACTCAGCTCAAGAGATCAGAGGATGTGGCAAATGATTACCTGATGGAACTTATTAGCAGAAGCTTAGTCATAGTTTCCAAACCGAGATCCATTGATGGGGTCAAAGCTTGTCGCTGTCGCATTCATGATTTGTTATATGAGTTTTGTGTGACAAAAGCCAAAGAAGAAAAGCTTTTGCAGCGGGTACGTAGGTATGATGACTTGTCTGCTCTCACTGTGCCATGCTACCTACGCCGCTTATGCATCGATTCTAAGGTTGAGCACTTTGACAGCTTGAGGTTATTTTCTCCTGCCATACGCAGTCTATTATTATTCAGTCATGATGACAAGAGTAGTTTTGACCTTCGATTCATTTTTCACATCATTAAACTGGTCAAAGTGTTAGATTTGAGCCAAATTTATCTAGGAGGCACTTTTCCTAGAGAACTAGAACGGCTTGTTCACCTGCGGTACTTGGCAATTCTAGGTAATGGCATTCCCGTCCCAGCATCAATAAGTTATCTCACGAACTTGGAAACTTTGATTTGGCGAAATTCTTCAAGTCATTGTTCAGTTTCACTACCAGATACCATATGGAACCTGAAGAAACTAAGGCATTTAGAACTAATTGATGAGTTCGATAAGTATCATTGTTTCTTCTTCCCTAGCGACAATCTTGACAACTCGTCACAGTTGCGTGACTTAGATTTCTTGTCCTGTTTGTCTCTCGATCCTGGGGAAAACATCAGCAACCTGTTGAGAAAGTTTCCAAATATCCGCAAGCTGAGATGCTCTGTCAATCTCGAGCCAGATGTTGAATATCATGTAGCAATGGATAGTCTAAGTCAGTTGGAATCACTCAGTCTGAGTCGCGTCCTATACGGTTATCAGCAATTTCATATAGATTTCCAATTTCCTTTGAGTATTAAAAAGTTGACCCTGTTTTATTTTGGCATGCCGTGGAGAAAAATGGCAGCAATTGGAAATCTGCCAAATCTTGAGGTGCTCAAATTACTCGAGGAAGCCTTTGAGGGGGAAATATGGGAAATGGAAGCAGAGAAGTTCCCTAAAGTTCGTTTCTTGAaattagcttccttgaacattGTGAAGTGGACAGCCTCCTCCGAGTATGAGTACGAGGACCAGGACTATTTTCCTCGTCTCCAGAAGTTAGTGTTGGAAAGCTGTGATGCATTGCAGGAGATCCCTTCTTGTTTGGGAAATAGTTCAACTCTTGAAATAATTGAGGTGTCAAAATGTCCCAACTGTGCCCGTTCATTGGAGGAAATTGAGGATGAGCAAAGAAGCAATGGATATACCGATCTGAAGATCCTTACCTCATAA
- the LOC113687428 gene encoding probable protein S-acyltransferase 7, with translation MASEEKDGSVNSSVAQAIDNSASLEIDQPTESTMSSGKKVDKNSEVSLQAKSKQLLSSLWEKIIGFKRVVQEKSFRFCRGGHEIEQARVYHFWPGNNVFFFKGRLICGPDPKGLILTAIAISLSSWTFAVHVASDIRNPAIIVTSSILTTIVLVSLVFVSTIDPGIIPRNDLGTIDAGKRRRRSRVVVINGIEVKLKYCNICNIYRPPRTCHCATCNNCIQQFDHHCTWIGHCVGLRNYRLHVTFLLTGLLLFAFMFIFSCKSLHHKLPGDGNGVIGLLRNDPETVALTLFSFVAMCFLAGFSCYHVYLIAINQTSYEHFHQKYVSSGNPYDKGILNNIKEALLASQPPSRVNFRADVEPGWFGGLSDISIK, from the exons ATGGCGAGTGAAGAGAAAGACGGCAGCGTAAATTCTTCAGTCGCTCAAGCTATCGATAATTCTGCCTCATTAGAAATTGATCAACCTACAGAAAGTACTATGTCATCAGGAAAGAAGGTAGATAAGAATTCTGAAGTTAGTCTTCAAGCAAAAAGCAAGCAATTGCTTTCTTCTCTTTGGGAGAAAATAATTGGATTCAAAAGGGTGGTTCAAGAAAAATCTTTTCGATTTTGTCGAGGTGGCCACGAAATTGAACAAGCAAGAGTTTACCATTTTTGGCCTGGAAACAAT GTATTCTTTTTCAAGGGGAGACTGATTTGTGGTCCGGATCCAAAAGGGCTGATTTTAACTGCCATTGCTATTAGTCTATCAAGTTGGACATTTGCGGTTCATGTTGCAAGTGATATAAGGAATCCGGCCATCATCGTAACATCTTCAATTTTGACAACAATT GTTCTTGTGAGCTTGGTATTTGTCAGTACCATTGATCCTGGTATAATTCCTAGAAATGATCTAGGAACAATTGATGCTGGTAAACGCAGAAGGAGATCAAGGGTAGTTGTCATAAATGGGATAGAGGTGAAGTTGAAGTATTGTAACATTTGTAACATTTATCGTCCACCAAGAACCTGTCATTGTGCAACTTGTAACAATTGCATCCAACAATTCGATCACCATTGCACCTGGATCGGGCATTGTGTGGGACTG AGGAATTATCGGCTTCATGTAACATTTCTATTGACAGGACTGCTCTTGTTTGCCTTCATGTTTATCTTTTCATGCAAATCACTACATCACAAATTGCCCGGAGACGGCAACGGGGTGATTGGATTGCTAAGAAATGACCCGGAGACTGTGGCATTGACATTATTCAGTTTTGTAGCCATGTGTTTTCTTGCTGGCTTTTCTTGTTATCATGTTTATCTAATTGCTATAAACCAG ACATCTTATGAGCATTTTCACCAAAAGTATGTGAGCTCTGGAAACCCCTATGACAAAGGAATCCTAAACAACATTAAGGAGGCTCTACTTGCTTCACAACCACCCTCTAGAGTCAACTTTCGAGCAGATGTGGAGCCTGGATGGTTTGGTGGATTAAGTGATATTAGCATCAAATGA